In Gorilla gorilla gorilla isolate KB3781 chromosome 12, NHGRI_mGorGor1-v2.1_pri, whole genome shotgun sequence, the following are encoded in one genomic region:
- the CIAO1 gene encoding probable cytosolic iron-sulfur protein assembly protein CIAO1, with protein MKDSLVLLGRVPAHPDSRCWFLAWNPAGTLLASCGGDRRIRIWGTEGDSWICKSVLSEGHQRTVRKVAWSPCGNYLASASFDATTCIWKKNQDDFECVTTLEGHENEVKSVAWAPSGNLLATCSRDKSVWVWEVDEEDEYECVSVLNSHTQDVKHVVWHPSQELLASASYDDTVKLYREEEDDWVCCATLEGHESTVWSLAFDPSGQRLASCSDDRTVRIWRQYLPGNEQGVACSGSDPSWKCICTLSGFHSRTIYDIAWCQLTGALATACGDDAIRVFQEDPNSDPQQPTFSLTAHLHQAHSQDVNCVAWNPKEPGLLASCSDDGEVAFWKYQRPEGL; from the exons ATGAAGGACTCGCTGGTCCTGCTGGGCCGTGTCCCGGCGCACCCGGACTCCCGCTGCTGGTTCCTGGCCTGGAACCCCGCGGGGACCCTGCTGGCCTCGTGCGGCGGCGACCGGAGAATCCGCATCTGGGGCACGGAGG GTGACAGCTGGATCTGCAAGTCTGTCCTTTCTGAAGGCCACCAGCGCACCGTGCGGAAGGTAGCCTGGTCCCCCTGTGGTAATTACCTGGCCTCTGCCAGCTTTGATGCTACCACTTGCATTTGGAAGAAGAACCAGGATGACTTTGAG TGTGTAACCACTCTCGAGGGCCATGAAAATGAGGTCAAGTCAGTGGCTTGGGCCCCGTCTGGCAATCTCCTGGCCACTTGCAGCCGAGATAAGAGCGTTTGGGTCTGGGAAG TTGATGAAGAGGATGAGTATGAATGTGTCAGTGTTCTCAACTCCCACACACAGGATGTCAAGCATGTGGTTTGGCACCCAAGTCAGGAG CTCTTAGCTTCTGCCAGCTATGATGACACAGTGAAGCTGTACCGGGAGGAAGAGGATGACTGGGTATGCTGTGCCACCCTTGAGGGCCATGAATCCACTGTGTGGAGCTTGGCCTTTGACCCGAGTGGCCAGCGCCTGGCGTCTTGTAGTGATGACCGTACTGTGCGTATCTGGCGTCAGTATCTACCAGGCAATGAACAAG GGGTGGCATGCAGCGGCTCTGACCCCAGTTGGAAATGTATCTGTACTTTGTCCGGCTTCCACTCAAGGACCATTTATGACATTGCTTG GTGTCAGCTGACAGGGGCTCTGGCCACAGCTTGTGGGGATGACGCGATCCGCGTGTTTCAGGAGGATCCCAACTCGGATCCACAGCAGCCCACCTTCTCCCTGACAGCCCACTTGCATCAGGCCCATTCCCAGGATGTCAACTGTGTGGCCTGGAACCCCAAGGAGCCAGGGCTACTGGCCTCCTGCAGTGATGATGGGGAGGTGGCCTTCTGGAAGTATCAGCGGCCTGAAGGCCTCTGA
- the SNRNP200 gene encoding U5 small nuclear ribonucleoprotein 200 kDa helicase, with product MADVTARSLQYEYKANSNLVLQADRSLIDRTRRDEPTGEVLSLVGKLEGTRMGDKAQRTKPQMQEERRAKRRKRDEDRHDINKMKGYTLLSEGIDEMVGIIYKPKTKETRETYEVLLSFIQAALGDQPRDILCGAADEVLAVLKNEKLRDKERRKEIDLLLGQTDDTRYHVLVNLGKKITDYGGDKEIQNMDDNIDETYGVNVQFESDEEEGDEDVYGEVREEASDDDMEGDEAVVRCTLSANLVASGELMSSKKKDLHPRDIDAFWLQRQLSRFYDDAIVSQKKADEVLEILKTASDDRECENQLVLLLGFNTFDFIKVLRQHRMMILYCTLLASAQSEAEKERIMGKMEADPELSKFLYQLHETEKEDLIREERSRRERVRQSRMDTDLETMDLDQGGEALAPRQVLDLEDLVFTQGSHFMANKRCQLPDGSFRRQRKGYEEVHVPALKPKPFGSEEQLLPVEKLPKYAQAGFEGFKTLNRIQSKLYRAALETDENLLLCAPTGAGKTNVALMCMLREIGKHINMDGTINVDDFKIIYIAPMRSLVQEMVGSFGKRLATYGITVAELTGDHQLCKEEISATQIIVCTPEKWDIITRKGGERTYTQLVRLIILDEIHLLHDDRGPVLEALVARAIRNIEMTQEDVRLIGLSATLPNYEDVATFLRVDPAKGLFYFDNSFRPVPLEQTYVGITEKKAIKRFQIMNEIVYEKIMEHAGKNQVLVFVHSRKETGKTARAIRDMCLEKDTLGLFLREGSASTEVLRTEAEQCKNLELKDLLPYGFAIHHAGMTRVDRTLVEDLFADKHIQVLVSTATLAWGVNLPAHTVIIKGTQVYSPEKGRWTELGALDILQMLGRAGRPQYDTKGEGILITSHGELQYYLSLLNQQLPIESQMVSKLPDMLNAEIVLGNVQNAKDAVNWLGYAYLYIRMLRSPTLYGISHDDLKGDPLLDQRRLDLVHTAALMLDKNNLVKYDKKTGNFQVTELGRIASHYYITNDTVQTYNQLLKPTLSEIELFRVFSLSSEFKNITVREEEKLELQKLLERVPIPVKESIEEPSAKINVLLQAFISQLKLEGFALMADMVYVTQSAGRLMRAIFEIVLNRGWAQLTDKTLNLCKMIDKRMWQSMCPLRQFRKLPEEVVKKIEKKNFPFERLYDLNHNEIGELIRMPKMGKTIHKYVHLFPKLELSVHLQPITRSTLKVELTITPDFQWDEKVHGSSEAFWILVEDVDSEVILHHEYFLLKAKYAQDEHLITFFVPVFEPLPPQYFIRVVSDRWLSCETQLPVSFRHLILPEKYPPPTELLDLQPLPVSALRNSAFESLYQDKFPFFNPIQTQVFNTVYNSDDNVFVGAPTGSGKTICAEFAILRMLLQSSEGRCVYITPMEALAEQVYMDWYEKFQDRLNKKVVLLTGETSTDLKLLGKGNIIISTPEKWDILSRRWKQRKNVQNINLFVVDEVHLIGGENGPVLEVICSRMRYISSQIERPIRIVALSSSLSNAKDVAHWLGCSATSTFNFHPNVRPVPLELHIQGFNISHTQTRLLSMAKPVYHAITKHSPKKPVIVFVPSRKQTRLTAIDILTTCAADIQRQRFLHCTEKDLIPYLEKLSDSTLKETLLNGVGYLHEGLSPMERRLVEQLFSSGAIQVVVASRSLCWGMNVAAHLVIIMDTQYYNGKIHAYVDYPIYDVLQMVGHANRPLQDDEGRCVIMCQGSKKDFFKKFLYEPLPVESHLDHCMHDHFNAEIVTKTIENKQDAVDYLTWTFLYRRMTQNPNYYNLQGISHRHLSDHLSELVEQTLSDLEQSKCISIEDEMDVAPLNLGMIAAYYYINYTTIELFSMSLNAKTKVRGLIEIISNAAEYENIPIRHHEDNLLRQLAQKVPHKLNNPKFNDPHVKTNLLLQAHLSRMQLSAELQSDTEEILSKAIRLIQACVDVLSSNGWLSPALAAMELAQMVTQAMWSKDSYLKQLPHFTSEHIKRCTDKGVESVFDIMEMEDEERNALLQLTDSQIADVARFCNRYPNIELSYEVVDKDSIRSGGPVVVLVQLEREEEVTGPVIAPLFPQKREEGWWVVIGDAKSNSLISIKRLTLQQKAKVKLDFVAPATGAHNYTLYFMSDAYMGCDQEYKFSVDVKEAETDSDSD from the exons GCGAAGAAAGCGTGATGAGGACCGGCATGACATCAACAAGATGAAGGGTTATACTCTGCTGTCGGAGGGCATTGATGAGATGGTGGGCATCATCTACAAGCCCAAAACTAAAGAGACCCGGGAGACCTATGAGGTGCTACTCAGCTTCATCCAGGCTGCTCTTGGGGACCAG CCACGTGATATCCTTTGTGGGGCAGCTGATGAAGTTCTAGCTGTTCTAAAGAATGAAAAGCTGCGGGACAAGGAAAGGCGAAAGGAGATTGACCTGCTGCTGGGTCAAACAGATGATACCAGATACCATGTGCTAGTGAACCTGGGCAAAAAGATCACAGACTATGGTGGAGATAAGGAAATCCAAAATATGG ATGACAACATTGATGAGACATACGGTGTGAATGTGCAGTTTGAGTCTGATGAGGAG GAAGGTGATGAAGATGTGTACGGGGAGGTTCGAGAAGAGGCATCTGATGATGACATGGAAGGGGACGAGGCTGTCGTGCGCTGCACCCTCTCGGCTAAC CTCGTAGCCTCAGGTGAACTGATGAGTTCCAAGAAGAAGGATTTGCACCCTCGGGATATTGATGCATTTTGGCTGCAGCGGCAGCTCAGTCGTTTCTATGATGATGCCATCGTGTCGCAGAAGAAGGCAGATGAAGTATTGGAGATTTTGAAG ACGGCCAGTGATGATCGGGAATGTGAGAATCAGCTGGTTCTGCTGCTTGGTTTCAACACGTTTGATTTCATTAAAGTGTTGCGGCAGCACAGGATGATGA TTTTATACTGTACCTTGCTGGCCAGTGCACAAAGTGAAGCTGAAAAGGAAAGGATTATGGGAAAGATGGAAGCTGACCCAGAGCTATCCAAGTTCCTCTACCAGCTTCATGAAACCGAGAAGGAGGATCTGATCCGA GAGGAAAGGTCCCGGAGAGAGCGAGTGCGTCAGTCTCGAATGGACACAGATCTGGAAACCATGGATCTCGACCAGGGTGGAGAG GCACTGGCTCCACGGCAGGTTCTGGACTTGGAGGACCTGGTTTTTACCCAAGGGAGCCACTTTATGGCCAATAAACGCTGTCAGCTTCCTGATGGATCCTTCCGTCGCCAGCGTAAGGGCTATGAAGAGGTGCATGTGCCTGCTCTGAAGCCCAAGCCCTTTGGCTCAGAAGAA CAACTGCTTCCAGTGGAAAAGCTGCCAAAGTATGCCCAGGCTGGGTTTGAGGGCTTCAAAACACTGAATCGGATCCAGAGTAAGCTCTACCGTGCTGCCCTTGAGACGGATGAGAATCTGCTGCTGTGTGCTCCTACT GGTGCTGGGAAGACCAACGTGGCCCTGATGTGCATGCTCCGAGAGATTGGGAAACACATAAACATGGACGGCACCATCAATGTGGATGACTTCAAGATTATCTACATTGCCCCCATGCGCTCCTTGGTGCAGGAGATGGTGGGCAGCTTTGGAAAG CGCCTGGCCACTTATGGCATCACTGTTGCTGAACTGACCGGGGACCACCAGCTGTGCAAAGAAGAGATCAGTGCCACTCAGATCATCGTCTGCACCCCCGAGAAGTGGGACATCATCACCCGCAAGGGTGGTGAGCGCACCTACACCCAGCTGGTGCGGCTCATCATTCTG GATGAGATTCATCTTCTCCACGATGACAGAGGTCCTGTCTTAGAAGCTTTAGTGGCCAGGGCCATCCGAAACATTGAGATGACCCAAGAGGATGTCCGACTCATTGGTCTCAGTGCCACCCTACCCAACTATGAAGATGTAGCCACCTTTCTACGTGTTGACCCTGCCAAGGGTCTCTTTTACTTTGACAACAG CTTCCGTCCAGTGCCTCTGGAACAGACATATGTGGGTATCACAGAGAAAAAAGCTATCAAGCGTTTCCAGATCATGAATGAAATCGTCTATGAAAAAATCATGGAACATGCTGGAAAAAATCAG GTGCTGGTGTTTGTCCACTCCCGGAAGGAGACTGGAAAGACAGCCAGGGCCATCCGGGACATGTGCCTAGAAAAGGACACTCTGGGTCTGTTTCTGAGGGAGGGCTCAGCCTCCACAGAAGTCCTGCGAACAGAAGCTGAGCAGTGCAAG AACCTAGAGCTGAAGGATCTTCTGCCTTATGGCTTTGCTATTCATCACGCAGGCATGACCAGGGTTGACCGAACACTCGTGGAGGATCTTTTTGCTGATAAACATATTCAG GTTTTAGTTTCCACAGCAACTCTAGCTTGGGGTGTGAATCTCCCTGCACATACAGTCATCATCAAAGGCACCCAGGTGTATAGTCCAGAGAAGGGGCGCTGGACAGAACTGGGAGCACTGGACATTCTGCAG ATGCTGGGACGTGCCGGAAGACCCCAGTATGACACCAAGGGTGAAGGCATACTCATCACATCTCATGGGGAGCTACAGTACTATCTGTCCCTCCTCAATCAACAACTTCCTATTGAAAGCCAGATGGTTTCAAAGCTTCCTGACATGCTCAACGCAGAAATCGTGCTAGGAAATGTCCAGAATGCCAAG GATGCGGTGAACTGGCTGGGCTATGCCTACCTGTATATCCGAATGCTGCGATCCCCAACCCTCTATGGCATCTCTCATGATGACCTCAAGGGAGATCCCCTGCTGGACCAGCGCCGACTAGATCTGGTTCACACAGCTGCCCTGATGCTGGACAAGAACAATCTGGTCAAGTACGACAAGAAGACGGGCAACTTCCAG GTGACAGAACTGGGCCGTATAGCCAGCCACTACTACATCACCAATGATACAGTGCAGACTTACAACCAGCTGCTGAAGCCCACCCTGAGTGAGATTGAGCTTTTCAGGGTCTTCTCATTGTCCTCTGAGTTCAAGAACATCACAGTGAGAGAG GAGGAGAAGCTGGAGCTGCAGAAGTTGCTGGAGAGGGTGCCTATCCCTGTAAAGGAGAGCATTGAGGAACCCAGTGCCAAG ATCAACGTTCTTCTGCAAGCCTTCATCTCACAGCTGAAATTGGAGGGCTTTGCACTGATGGCTGACATGGTGTATGTCACACAG TCGGCTGGCCGGTTGATGCGAGCGATATTTGAAATTGTCCTGAACCGAGGTTGGGCACAGCTTACAGACAAGACCCTGAACCTCTGCAAGATGATCGACAAACGCAT GTGGCAGTCCATGTGTCCTCTGCGCCAGTTCCGGAAACTCCCTGAGGAAGTAGTGAAGAAGATTGAGAAGAAGAATTTCCCCTTTGAGCGTCTGTACGACCTGAATCATAATGAGATCG GGGAGCTTATCCGCATGCCAAAGATGGGGAAGACCATCCACAAATATGTCCATCTGTTTCCCAAGTTGGAGTTGTCGGTGCACCTGCAGCCTATCACACGCTCCACCCTGAAGGTGGAGCTGACCATCACGCCAGACTTCCAGTGGGATGAAAAG GTGCATGGTTCATCAGAGGCTTTTTGGATTCTGGTGGAGGACGTGGACAGCGAGGTGATTCTGCACCATGAGTATTTTCTCCTCAAGGCCAAGTACGCCCAGGACGAGCACCTCATTACATTCTTCGTGCCTGTCTTTGAACCGCTGCCCCCTCAGTACTTCATCCGAGTGGTGTCTGACCGCTGGCTCT CTTGTGAGACCCAGCTGCCTGTCTCCTTCCGGCACCTGATCTTGCCGGAGAAGTACCCACCTCCAACCGAACTTTTGGACCTGCAGCCCTTGCCCGTGTCTGCTCTGAGAAACAGTGCCTTTGAGAGTCTTTACCAAGATAAATTTCCTTTCTTCAATCCCATCCAGACCCAGG TGTTTAACACTGTGTACAACAGTGACGACAACGTGTTTGTGGGGGCCCCCACGGGCAGCGGGAAGACTATTTGTGCAGAGTTTGCCATCCTGCGGATGCTGCTGCAGAGCTCGGAGGGGCGCTGTGTGTACATCACCCCCATGGAGGCCCTGGCAGAGCAG gtATACATGGACTGGTACGAGAAGTTCCAGGACAGGCTCAACAAGAAGGTGGTACTCCTGACAGGCGAGACCAGCACAGACCTGAAGCTGCTGGGCAAAGGGAACATTATCATCAGCACCCCTGAGAAGTGGGACATACTTTCCCGGCGATGGAAGCAGCGCAAGAACGTGCAGAACATCAACCTCTTCGTGGTGGATGAGGTCCACCTTATCGGGGGCGAGAATGGG cCTGTCTTAGAAGTGATCTGCTCCCGAATGCGCTACATCTCCTCCCAGATTGAGCGGCCCATTCGCATTGTGGCACTCAGCTCTTCGCTCTCCAATGCCAAGGATGTGGCCCACTGGCTGGGCTGCAGTGCCACCTCCACCTTCAACTTCCATCCCAATGTGCGTCCCGTCCCCTTGGAGCTGCACATCCAG GGCTTCAACATCAGCCATACACAAACCCGCCTGCTCTCCATGGCCAAGCCTGTGTACCATGCTATCACCAAGCACTCGCCCAAGAAGCCTGTCATTGTCTTTGTGCCGTCTCGCAAGCAGACCCGCCTCACTGCCATTGACATCCTCACCACCTGTGCAGCAGACATCCAACGGCAGAG GTTCTTGCACTGCACCGAGAAGGATCTGATTCCGTACCTGGAGAAGCTAAGTGACAGCACGCTCAAGGAAACGCTGCTAAATGGGGTGGGCTACCTGCATGAGGGGCTCAGCCCCATGGAGCGACGCCTGGTGGAGCAGCTCTTCAGCTCAG GGGCTATCCAGGTGGTGGTGGCTTCTCGGAGTCTCTGCTGGGGCATGAACGTGGCTGCCCACCTGGTAATCATCATGGATACCCAGTACTACAATGGCAAGATCCACGC CTATGTGGATTACCCCATCTACGACGTGCTTCAGATGGTGGGCCACGCCAACCGCCCTTTGCAGGACGATGAGGGGCGCTGTGTCATCATGTGTCAGGGCTCTAAGAAG GATTTCTTCAAGAAGTTCTTATATGAGCCATTGCCAGTAGAATCTCACCTGGACCACTGTATGCATGACCACTTCAATGCTGAGATCGTCACCAAGACCATTGAGAACAAGCAGGATGCTGTGGACTACCTCACCTGGACCTTTCTGTACCGCCGCATGACACAGAACCCCAATTACTACAACCTGCAGG GCATCTCCCATCGTCACTTGTCGGACCACTTGTCAGAGCTGGTGGAGCAGACCCTGAGTGACCTGGAGCAGTCCAAGTGCATCAGCATCGAGGACGAGATGGACGTGGCGCCTCTGAACCTAGGCATGATCGCTGCCTACTATTACATCAACTACACCACCATTG AGCTCTTCAGCATGTCCCTCAATGCCAAGACCAAGGTGCGAGGGCTTATCGAGATCATCTCCAATGCAGCAGAGTATGAGAACATTCCCATCCGGCACCATGAAGACAATCTCCTGAGGCAG TTGGCTCAGAAGGTCCCCCACAAGCTGAATAACCCTAAGTTCAATGATCCACACGTCAAGACCAACCTGCTCCTGCAGGCTCACTTGTCTCGCATGCAGCTGAGTGCTGAGTTGCAGTCAGATACGGAGGAAATCCTTAGTAAG GCAATCCGGCTCATCCAGGCCTGCGTGGATGTCCTTTCCAGCAATGGGTGGCTCAGCCCTGCTCTGGCAGCTATGGAACTGGCCCAGATGGTCACCCAAGCCATGTGGTCCAAGGACTCATACCTGAAGCAGCTGCCACACTTCACCTCTGAGCATATCAAACGTTGCACAGACAAG GGAGTGGAGAGTGTTTTCGACATCATGGAGATGGAGGATGAAGAACGGAACGCGTTGCTTCAGCTGACTGACAGCCAGATTGCAGATGTGGCTCGCTTTTGTAACCGCTACCCTAATATCGAACTATCTTATGAGGTGGTAGATAAGGACAGCATCCGCAG TGGCGGGCCAGTTGTGGTGCTGGTGCAGCTGGAGCGAGAGGAGGAAGTCACAGGCCCTGTCATTGCGCCTCTCTTCCCGCAG AAACGTGAAGAGGGCTGGTGGGTGGTGATTGGAGACGCCAAGTCCAATAGCCTCATCTCCATCAAGAGGCTGACCTTGCAGcagaaggccaag GTGAAGTTGGACTTTGTGGCCCCAGCCACTGGTGCCCACAACTACACTCTGTACTTCATGAGTGACGCTTACATGGGATGTGACCAGGAGTACAAATTCAGCGTGGATGTGAAAGAAGCTGAGACAGACAGTGATTCAGATTGA